The nucleotide sequence GCGGTTCAGACCTTGCGCCCAGCGGTAGCGCATCGGGCGCTCGATGTCGCAGAACAGGATGATGCGGTCGCTGTCGGCATCGTTACGGGCCCAGTGTATATACGTTTCATCGAACATCACGGCCTGGCCATCGCGCCAGCTGTGGCGTTCGCCATCGACGTCGATGAAGCAGCGGTCATCGTTGGGCGTCTGCAAGCCCAGGTGGTAGCGCAGCGAACCGGCGAACGGGTCGCGGTGCGGGTTGAGCTTGCCGCCTTGCGGCAGTTCCGCAAACATGGCTGCCTTGATCGAGGGAATCGATTGCAGCAGCGCATAGGTTTGCGGGCACATCTGCTGAGCAGACGGGTGGTTCGCGTCATACCATTTCAGGTAGAAACGCTTCCAGCCATATTTGAAGAAGGAATTGAAGCCCACGTCATTGTTCTTTTCCGCCGCTTTGATCTTTTTCATTTCCTGCATGCGCAGCGCTTCATCGCGGATGATCTGCCAGTTCTGCTGCAGCGGCGCCAGTTCGGGAAATTGATCGACGGAAAGATATGGCGTGGCCGGCACCTTGGAAAAGGTGTGCATGAACAGGTTCAGCGGCGCCATGAACGAGGAGTGATCGAAGATCTGGCGGCGAAACGGCAGGCGCACCTTGCCACGAAAATGAATATGTAAAACAGAAAACACAAAAATGCCCAGCAAGGCCCACTTCATACACAACCTCGTTTTTTAAGAATGGGGCAATTATAACCAGTTAATGCCACCGCTACCCCCTGCGACGGTGAAGGAAAGATGAAGCAGCGCGTGCGCGCCGCCTGCCCTACAATGGTTTTTTCTCCACACTTATCCGAGGTAACAATGGAAATCTGGCACGCACCGCTCGACCTGGCCACCCTCAACGCCGCCTGTGTAGGCACGGCCATGCGCCACCTGGGCATTGCATTCACGGCCTTCGGCCCCGACTGGATCGAGGCGACCATGCCCGTCGACCACCGCACCATGCAGCCGTTCAAGCTGCTGCATGGCGGCGCTTCCGTACTGCTGGCCGAAACCCTGGGCAGCATGGCCGCGAATGCCTGCCTCGATTCCAGCCGGCAAGTGAGCGTGGGACAGGAAATCAACGCCAACCACGTGCGCGGCGTGCGCGGTGGCCACGTGACGGGGCGCGCCACGCCGATACACCGGGGCCGCAGCAGTCAGGTGTGGGAAGTCCGCATCGTCGACGATGACGGCAAACTGTGCTGTATATCGCGCATCACCATGGCCGTCATCGACGCGCCTTGACTTGCATCAAAGCAATAAAAGTGAGCGCGTGAAATCATCCATAACGCTGTTCGCTTATAATTCAGTGTGCTGTTGTGTGGCGTGGGGTGTCTCCCGCATGCCTGCATTGCCCGAATATTAGAAGCTGACTGCCCAAAAAACGCCAGTTGGATACTGATATTGCTCTCTACGCAATATCGGCAAATGACGGTGAGCAGATCGCCCGGTTCCAGCGGAGCCGGCAAAAATCAACTTTATTACAGGGCAATAATAACAATGATGTCATTCAATCGTTTGACGATAGGCGCACGCCTGAGCGCAGGTTTCGGCTTGCTGGTGGTATTGATGCTGGTGCTGGCTGCCTTCGCGCTGCTGCGCATCGCTGCCATCTCCGGTGCCATGGACGCGCAGGACAAGGTACAGCAGGAAAAACTCGACCCGCTGTACGTGGCGCGCGAAGCGCTGGACCAGACGGGCCTGGCCGCCCGCAACGCGTATATCTTTCATGATCAGGCCGCCGCCGAAAAAGAGCTGGCCATCCTCGACAGCCAGAAGGCGCTGTACCTGGAAGCGCTGGCCAGGCTGGCGCCGCATTTCGCCGGTGACGCGCAATTCGAGAAAGTCAGCACGGGCCTGAAAACCATGGCGCAGGAATTGCAGCGTCCGCGCCAGTTCCGTGCCACGGGGCAGATGGAGCAGTACGGCACCTTCCTCGTCGAGGAGTGCAGCCCCCTGCGGCGCCAGATCGTCGCCGACATCGATGCCGTCCTGAAAAAGGTGCAGCACGAATCGGAGCAAGCCAGCGTGGCCGCGCGCGCCATCTACGGCCAGTCGCTGCGCTGGATCGGCGTGCTGGCCGCGCTCAGCGTGCTCATTTGCATTGCGGTGGCCACCGTCATCACGCGGGGCCTGCTGCGCCAGCTGGGCGGAGAACCGGCGTATGCGGCTTCGATTGCCGGGCGCATCGCGCTGGGCGAACTGGCCATCGACGTGCACACGCGCCACGGCGACGATAGCAGTTTATTATTTGCCATCAAAACCATGCGCGACAACCTGGCCACCATCGTCGGCAAGGTGCGCCACGGTACGGAAAGCATCGCCACGGCCTCGACCGAGATCGCTACGGGCAACCGGGATTTGTCGCAGCGCACGGAGCAGCAGGCCGGTTCGCTGGAAGAAGTGGCGTCGTCGATGGAAGAACTGATCTCCACCGTGCGCCAGAATGCGGACAAC is from Janthinobacterium sp. 61 and encodes:
- the lpxO gene encoding lipid A hydroxylase LpxO translates to MKWALLGIFVFSVLHIHFRGKVRLPFRRQIFDHSSFMAPLNLFMHTFSKVPATPYLSVDQFPELAPLQQNWQIIRDEALRMQEMKKIKAAEKNNDVGFNSFFKYGWKRFYLKWYDANHPSAQQMCPQTYALLQSIPSIKAAMFAELPQGGKLNPHRDPFAGSLRYHLGLQTPNDDRCFIDVDGERHSWRDGQAVMFDETYIHWARNDADSDRIILFCDIERPMRYRWAQGLNRWLGRTLMTAAASPNELGDQVGGVSKLFQISWTMGQYRRRFKAWNKTAYQITRVALVVGVVALIYFI
- a CDS encoding hotdog fold thioesterase; protein product: MEIWHAPLDLATLNAACVGTAMRHLGIAFTAFGPDWIEATMPVDHRTMQPFKLLHGGASVLLAETLGSMAANACLDSSRQVSVGQEINANHVRGVRGGHVTGRATPIHRGRSSQVWEVRIVDDDGKLCCISRITMAVIDAP
- a CDS encoding methyl-accepting chemotaxis protein, with amino-acid sequence MMSFNRLTIGARLSAGFGLLVVLMLVLAAFALLRIAAISGAMDAQDKVQQEKLDPLYVAREALDQTGLAARNAYIFHDQAAAEKELAILDSQKALYLEALARLAPHFAGDAQFEKVSTGLKTMAQELQRPRQFRATGQMEQYGTFLVEECSPLRRQIVADIDAVLKKVQHESEQASVAARAIYGQSLRWIGVLAALSVLICIAVATVITRGLLRQLGGEPAYAASIAGRIALGELAIDVHTRHGDDSSLLFAIKTMRDNLATIVGKVRHGTESIATASTEIATGNRDLSQRTEQQAGSLEEVASSMEELISTVRQNADNAQQANRLAREASTVSEQGGKAVAEVVHTMGLINASSNKIVDIIGVIDSIAFQTNILALNAAVEAARAGEQGRGFAVVATEVRSLAQRSAAAAREIKTLIDDSVSKVGTGTVLVEQAGATMHEVVAGIGRVTGIMAEISHATQEQGAGIEQVNRAIVDMDRVTQQNAALVEQAAAAAHELQQQAAQLEQEVGIFKLAQPANAPLRLAA